Proteins encoded within one genomic window of Kibdelosporangium phytohabitans:
- a CDS encoding bifunctional 3,4-dihydroxy-2-butanone-4-phosphate synthase/GTP cyclohydrolase II, translating into MGGSGSEGGAVAGLDDIGKAIKDIAEGRPVIVVDDEDRENEGDLIFAAEKATPELVAFMVRYTSGYICVPLTETDCDRLDLPPMFHTNQDRRGTAYTVTVDARDGVSTGISAADRAHTIRLLAEQDSKSTDFNRPGHVVPLRAKEGGVLRRAGHTEAAVDLAVMAGLRPAGVLCEIVSQKDEGDMARRDELEVFAAEHDLTIISIAALIAYRRRNEMQVVRVAEARIPTAHGTFRAVGYDSLLDGIEHIALVYGEIGDGTEVLVRVHSECLTGDVFGSLRCDCGPQLDAALEAVASEGRGIVLYMRGHEGRGIGLMHKLQAYQLQDNGADTVDANLALGVPADARDYGTGAQILSDLGVKTMRLLTNNPAKRVGLEGYGLTVVDRVPLSVWPNPENLRYLRTKRDRMGHELGNLEQFEGETRQ; encoded by the coding sequence ATGGGCGGTAGTGGTTCTGAAGGAGGCGCCGTGGCCGGGTTGGACGACATCGGGAAAGCGATCAAGGACATCGCCGAGGGGCGCCCTGTGATCGTGGTCGACGACGAGGACCGGGAGAACGAGGGCGACCTGATCTTCGCGGCCGAGAAGGCCACGCCCGAACTGGTCGCGTTCATGGTCCGGTACACGTCCGGCTACATCTGCGTGCCGCTGACCGAGACCGACTGCGACCGGCTCGACCTGCCGCCGATGTTCCACACCAACCAGGACCGCCGCGGCACGGCGTACACGGTCACTGTGGACGCTCGCGACGGCGTGAGCACCGGGATCTCCGCCGCGGACCGTGCGCACACGATCCGGCTGCTGGCCGAGCAGGACTCCAAATCCACCGACTTCAACCGCCCTGGGCACGTCGTTCCGTTGCGCGCCAAGGAAGGCGGGGTGCTGCGCCGCGCCGGGCACACCGAGGCGGCGGTCGACCTCGCGGTGATGGCCGGGCTGCGGCCCGCCGGTGTGCTGTGCGAGATCGTGTCCCAGAAGGACGAGGGCGACATGGCCCGGCGCGACGAGCTGGAGGTGTTCGCGGCCGAGCACGACCTGACGATCATCTCGATCGCCGCGCTGATCGCCTACCGGCGCCGCAACGAGATGCAGGTCGTGCGGGTCGCGGAGGCCCGCATCCCGACCGCGCACGGCACGTTCCGGGCGGTCGGCTACGACAGCCTGTTGGACGGCATCGAGCACATCGCGCTGGTGTACGGCGAGATCGGCGACGGCACCGAGGTACTGGTCCGGGTGCACTCGGAGTGCCTGACCGGTGACGTGTTCGGCTCGCTGCGCTGCGACTGCGGTCCCCAGCTCGACGCCGCCCTCGAGGCTGTCGCGTCCGAAGGCCGGGGGATCGTGCTGTACATGCGCGGGCACGAGGGCCGGGGGATCGGCCTGATGCACAAGCTGCAGGCGTACCAGCTGCAGGACAACGGCGCGGACACCGTCGACGCCAACCTCGCGCTCGGGGTGCCCGCGGACGCCCGCGACTACGGCACCGGCGCGCAGATCCTGTCCGATCTGGGCGTGAAGACCATGCGTCTGCTGACCAACAACCCGGCCAAGCGCGTCGGTCTGGAAGGCTATGGGCTGACGGTGGTCGATCGTGTGCCGCTGTCGGTGTGGCCCAACCCGGAGAACCTGCGGTACCTGCGCACCAAGCGCGACCGGATGGGCCACGAGCTGGGCAACCTCGAACAGTTCGAAGGAGAGACGCGGCAGTGA
- a CDS encoding riboflavin synthase, which produces MFTGIVEERGQITAVHPLPDAARLTVTGPLVTSDARHGDSIAVNGVCLTVVDVAEGAFTVDVVHETLLRSSLAKAHAGDQVNLERAMALGDRLGGHIVQGHVDGTGVFVSRDDDGMTTFDLPADLAKYVVEKGSIAVDGVSLTVASVRADRFSVALIPTTLSLTTLGLRQPGDVVNLEVDVLAKYVERLAVPHIATATGAGQGHNGR; this is translated from the coding sequence ATGTTCACGGGGATCGTGGAGGAGCGCGGCCAGATCACGGCCGTCCACCCGCTGCCTGACGCGGCGCGGCTGACGGTCACGGGCCCGCTGGTGACGTCCGACGCCAGGCACGGCGACTCGATCGCGGTCAACGGCGTGTGCCTGACCGTCGTCGACGTGGCCGAGGGCGCGTTCACCGTCGATGTGGTGCACGAGACACTGCTGCGCTCCAGCCTGGCCAAGGCGCACGCGGGTGACCAGGTGAACCTGGAGCGCGCGATGGCGCTCGGCGACCGGCTCGGCGGCCACATCGTGCAGGGCCACGTCGACGGGACGGGCGTGTTCGTCTCCCGCGACGACGACGGCATGACCACGTTCGACCTGCCCGCTGACTTGGCCAAGTACGTGGTGGAAAAGGGCTCGATCGCGGTCGACGGCGTGTCGCTGACGGTGGCGTCGGTGCGGGCCGACCGGTTCTCGGTCGCCCTGATCCCGACCACGTTGTCGCTGACCACGCTGGGGCTGCGCCAGCCGGGTGACGTGGTCAACCTGGAGGTCGACGTGCTGGCCAAGTACGTCGAGCGACTTGCTGTGCCTCACATCGCGACGGCAACCGGGGCAGGGCAGGGCCACAATGGGCGGTAG
- the rpe gene encoding ribulose-phosphate 3-epimerase, protein MIAPSILSADFARLADELAAVAGADWVHVDVMDAHFVPNLTLGLPVVEALLKVTDIPMDCHLMIEDPERWAIGYAEAGAYNVTVHAEAVSDPIRLAGDLRAAGAKAGLSIKPGTPLEPWVDVLKHYDTLLVMSVEPGFGGQSFIPDVLGKVRTARELVDTGHLNVVVEIDGGINSETIELAAEAGVDCFVAGSAVYNADDPGKAISALRDRAAHVRGGN, encoded by the coding sequence ATGATCGCGCCCAGCATCCTGTCCGCCGATTTCGCCCGCCTGGCCGACGAGCTGGCCGCCGTCGCCGGCGCGGACTGGGTGCACGTCGACGTGATGGATGCCCACTTCGTGCCCAACCTGACGCTCGGCCTGCCCGTCGTGGAGGCGCTGCTGAAGGTGACCGACATCCCGATGGACTGCCATCTGATGATCGAGGACCCCGAACGCTGGGCGATCGGGTACGCCGAAGCGGGCGCGTACAACGTGACCGTGCACGCCGAGGCGGTGTCCGACCCGATCAGGCTCGCCGGTGACCTGCGGGCGGCCGGTGCGAAGGCCGGGCTGTCGATCAAGCCGGGCACCCCGCTCGAGCCGTGGGTGGACGTGCTCAAGCACTACGACACGCTGCTGGTGATGTCGGTCGAGCCGGGTTTCGGCGGGCAGTCGTTCATCCCCGACGTGCTCGGCAAGGTGCGCACCGCGCGCGAACTGGTCGACACCGGGCACCTGAACGTCGTCGTCGAGATCGACGGCGGAATCAACAGCGAGACGATCGAGTTGGCAGCTGAAGCAGGAGTCGACTGCTTCGTGGCCGGATCAGCGGTCTACAACGCCGACGACCCCGGGAAGGCCATCTCGGCGCTGCGCGACCGCGCGGCGCACGTCAGGGGAGGGAACTGA
- a CDS encoding flavoprotein, translating to MAVLGLVAAACYGVDRRLHDEIARPAAERGWRLAITLTPTAERWLRESGEFDRLAALTDLPVRSQSRLPGQARPHPDPSAFLFVPASASSTAKLALGIADNQALTVLCEALGNPRVHVSVCPQLSPEQLRHPAWPGHLATLRGAGAVVTPVSPDQPWTSVLDALPVTGTDRP from the coding sequence ATAGCCGTTCTGGGACTGGTCGCCGCCGCGTGCTACGGCGTCGACCGGAGACTGCACGACGAGATCGCCCGACCGGCGGCCGAGCGCGGCTGGCGGTTGGCGATCACGCTCACGCCGACCGCCGAGCGGTGGCTCAGGGAGTCCGGCGAGTTCGACCGGCTCGCCGCGCTCACCGACCTGCCGGTCCGCAGCCAGTCCCGGCTGCCGGGCCAGGCGCGTCCGCACCCGGATCCGAGCGCGTTCCTGTTCGTCCCGGCCAGCGCCAGTTCGACAGCCAAGCTCGCGCTGGGCATCGCGGACAACCAGGCGTTGACCGTGCTCTGCGAAGCGCTCGGCAACCCGCGTGTGCACGTGTCGGTGTGCCCGCAGTTGTCTCCTGAGCAGCTGCGGCACCCGGCGTGGCCGGGGCATCTGGCCACCCTGCGCGGTGCAGGCGCTGTTGTGACACCAGTCTCACCCGACCAACCGTGGACGAGTGTGCTGGACGCCCTGCCGGTGACCGGAACCGATCGACCATAG
- a CDS encoding PLD nuclease N-terminal domain-containing protein: MPLFAGGLFSFVVMGLWIFCLVDVITTADGTTRNLPKMGWLFIVLLLPLIGSILWLVAGRPEGAGVAGYRPGRAEPPSRFPEYDRPGRHVAMSPDDDAEFLRKCRERAEQQRRAAKQREQREES, encoded by the coding sequence ATGCCGTTGTTCGCCGGTGGCCTGTTCAGCTTCGTGGTGATGGGTCTCTGGATCTTCTGTCTGGTCGACGTGATCACCACCGCCGACGGCACGACTCGCAACCTGCCCAAGATGGGCTGGCTGTTCATCGTCCTGCTGCTGCCGCTGATCGGCTCGATCCTGTGGCTGGTCGCCGGTCGCCCGGAGGGGGCGGGGGTCGCGGGTTACCGGCCGGGCCGCGCCGAGCCGCCGAGCCGGTTCCCGGAGTACGACCGGCCGGGGCGGCACGTGGCGATGAGCCCTGACGACGACGCGGAGTTCCTGCGCAAGTGCCGTGAACGCGCCGAGCAGCAGCGCAGGGCGGCCAAGCAACGCGAGCAGAGGGAAGAGTCATAG
- a CDS encoding DUF3574 domain-containing protein, giving the protein MTRRTAIAGMVAALMLGLTAAGTAAPATVDKTPGEPYKRTELYFGGNKPDGSPITPADFELFLDKEVTPAFPDGLTWLEGHGQWKGGKEDSYVLILLYPYDKRGASREIEEIRSDYKKQFQQQSVLRSDSVERVSF; this is encoded by the coding sequence ATGACACGACGCACCGCCATCGCGGGCATGGTCGCCGCGCTGATGCTCGGCCTGACCGCCGCCGGTACCGCCGCGCCCGCCACCGTCGACAAGACACCCGGCGAGCCCTACAAGCGCACCGAGTTGTACTTCGGCGGCAACAAGCCGGACGGCTCGCCGATCACGCCCGCGGACTTCGAGCTGTTCCTGGACAAAGAGGTCACGCCCGCGTTCCCGGACGGCCTGACCTGGCTGGAGGGACACGGCCAGTGGAAGGGCGGCAAGGAGGACTCGTACGTGCTGATCCTGCTGTACCCGTACGACAAGCGCGGCGCCAGCCGCGAGATCGAGGAGATCCGCTCGGACTACAAGAAGCAGTTCCAGCAGCAGTCCGTGCTGCGCTCCGACAGCGTGGAACGGGTCTCGTTCTGA
- a CDS encoding RsmB/NOP family class I SAM-dependent RNA methyltransferase encodes MTHRPSRPRRAHPPRRREPSAPRPPMEDPARRAALDTLRAVRDRDAYANLVLPGLLRERRISGRDAALATELAYGTSRAIGWLDQVIAECSDRPLSQVDKQLLDVLRLGAYQLLRTRIPPHAAVSSTVDLARFDVGSRLAGFANAVLRKVGERTEEEWVAAIAPPRDEDPIGYLATATAHPRWIARAFADSLGDKGDALEAALRADDDRPAVHLVARPGEITAEELAAITGGDVAPYSPYGVRLEAGGGDPADMEPVRERFAGVQDEGSQLCAIALTRPALTGSDARWLDLCSGPGGKAAMLGALAGLSDATLDAVEKAPHRARLVGNATEGQPVTVHVADGRDTGFEPGSFDRVLVDAPCTGLGALRRRPEARWRRQQSDVGDLTKLQRELLMSAMDLVRVGGVVAYVVCSPHLSETVGVVGDVVRRAKAEQLDAREFFPGVPDLGPGPDVQLWPHLHGTDAMYCALIRKI; translated from the coding sequence TTGACGCACCGACCGTCCCGGCCCCGGCGCGCGCACCCGCCGCGCCGCCGTGAGCCGTCCGCGCCGCGCCCGCCGATGGAGGATCCGGCACGTCGTGCGGCGCTGGACACGTTGCGTGCGGTGCGTGACCGCGACGCGTACGCCAACCTCGTCCTGCCGGGCCTGTTGCGGGAACGGCGGATCAGCGGCCGTGACGCGGCGCTGGCCACCGAACTGGCGTACGGCACGAGCCGCGCGATCGGCTGGCTCGACCAGGTGATCGCGGAGTGCTCCGACCGCCCGCTGTCGCAAGTGGACAAGCAACTGCTCGACGTGCTGCGGCTCGGCGCGTACCAGTTGCTGCGCACCAGGATCCCGCCGCACGCCGCCGTGTCCTCCACTGTGGACCTGGCGCGGTTCGACGTCGGCTCGCGGCTGGCCGGGTTCGCCAACGCCGTGCTGCGCAAGGTCGGCGAGCGCACCGAGGAGGAATGGGTGGCCGCGATCGCGCCGCCGCGCGACGAGGACCCGATCGGCTACCTGGCGACGGCGACGGCGCACCCGCGGTGGATCGCCCGCGCGTTCGCCGATTCGCTCGGCGACAAGGGCGACGCGCTGGAAGCCGCGCTCAGGGCCGACGACGACCGGCCTGCCGTGCACCTGGTCGCCAGGCCGGGGGAGATCACCGCGGAGGAGCTCGCCGCGATCACCGGCGGCGACGTGGCGCCGTACTCGCCGTACGGTGTCCGCCTGGAAGCAGGCGGCGGCGACCCGGCCGACATGGAGCCGGTCCGGGAACGCTTCGCCGGTGTCCAGGACGAAGGCAGCCAGCTGTGCGCGATCGCGTTGACGCGCCCCGCGCTGACCGGGTCCGACGCGCGGTGGCTCGACCTGTGCTCCGGTCCGGGCGGCAAGGCGGCCATGCTCGGCGCGCTGGCGGGGCTCAGCGACGCGACTCTCGACGCGGTCGAGAAAGCGCCGCACCGCGCCAGGCTGGTCGGGAACGCCACCGAGGGCCAGCCGGTCACCGTGCACGTGGCCGACGGCCGCGACACCGGGTTCGAGCCGGGCAGCTTCGACCGGGTCCTGGTGGACGCGCCGTGCACCGGCCTCGGTGCGTTGCGGCGCAGGCCGGAGGCGCGCTGGCGCCGTCAGCAGTCCGACGTCGGCGACCTGACCAAGCTGCAGCGCGAACTGCTGATGTCCGCGATGGACCTGGTCAGGGTCGGCGGTGTGGTGGCGTACGTGGTCTGCTCGCCGCACCTGTCGGAGACGGTCGGCGTGGTCGGTGACGTGGTGCGCCGGGCCAAGGCCGAGCAACTGGACGCCAGGGAGTTCTTCCCCGGCGTGCCCGACCTCGGCCCCGGCCCGGATGTGCAGCTCTGGCCGCACCTGCACGGCACGGACGCGATGTACTGCGCTTTGATCCGCAAGATCTAG